One window from the genome of Epinephelus fuscoguttatus linkage group LG3, E.fuscoguttatus.final_Chr_v1 encodes:
- the pycr1b gene encoding pyrroline-5-carboxylate reductase 1b — protein MSVGFIGAGQLAHALVKGFTAAGVIATHRITASSPDTDLPTVTGLRKMGVNLTTSNKETVSKSDVLFLAVKPHIIPFVLDEIGPDIEDRHLIVSCAAGVTISSIEKKLLQYRTAPKVMRCMTNTPVVVREGATVYATGTHAEVEDGKLLEQLMASVGFCTEVEEDLIDAVTGLSGSGPAYAFTALDALADGGVKMGLPRRLAVRLGAQALLGAARMLLDSEQHPGQLKDNVCSPGGATIHALHVMESGGFRSLLINAVEASCIRTRELQYLADQERISPAAIKKTTLDKVLQQPGVTVSGVANGNGKSGLSLFNNRGPGIKKKN, from the exons GTGTGATTGCTACACACAGGATTACAGCCAGCTCCCCAGACACAGATCTGCCCACTGTGACGGGGCTGAGG aaAATGGGGGTGAACCTGACAACTAGCAACAAAGAGACGGTCAGTAAGAGTGATGTGCTCTTCCTGGCTGTGAAACCCCACATCATCCCCTTTGTTCTGGATGAGATTGGGCCAGACATTGAGGACCGTCATCTCATAGTCTCCTGTGCGGCAGGTGTCACCATCAGCTCCATAGAGAAG AAGCTGCTTCAGTACCGTACAGCTCCTAAAGTCATGAGGTGTATGACTAATACTCCAGTGGTGGTGAGAGAGGGAGCTACAGTGTACGCCACTGGGACACATGCAGAG GTGGAGGATGGCAAGTTACTGGAGCAGCTGATGGCCAGCGTGGGTTTCTgcacagaggtggaggaggacctCATCGATGCTGTAACCGGGCTGAGTGGCAGCGGACCGGCCTAC GCGTTCACAGCCCTTGATGCTCTTGCAGATGGGGGAGTGAAGATGGGTCTGCCCAGACGACTGGCTGTCAGACTTGGAGCTCAGGCCTTGTTG GGAGCAGCGAGGATGCTGCTGGACTCGGAGCAGCACCCCGGCCAGCTGAAGGACAACGTGTGCTCACCAGGGGGCGCCACCATCCACGCCCTGCACGTCATGGAGAGCGGCGGCTTCCGCAGCCTCCTGATCAATGCAGTGGAGGCTTCATGCATCAGGACACG GGAGCTGCAGTATCTGGCGGACCAGGAGCGCATCTCTCCAGCAGCCATTAAGAAAACAACACTGGACAAGGTGCTCCAGCAGCCCGGAGTCACAGTCAGCGGAGTGGCTAATGGGAACGGCAAATCAGGGCTCAGCCTGTTCAACAATCGCGGCCCCGGGATCAAGAAGAAGAACTGA